The Tubulanus polymorphus chromosome 4, tnTubPoly1.2, whole genome shotgun sequence genomic interval tttttattttggcTTTCGGGAGTGGCGCGGGCGGCTTCGCAATTTGATGAGAGACAAGTTATCAATTTTGAAGGGCCTAAGGTCTGAAGGGCACTTCAACCACTCTTCGAAATGGTTGTTTCCATTGTGATTGTGCTTGGTAAAAGGAAGTTAAAGAAACAGTGGCAAATTATTCTAGGtcagtttattttagaataGATACATGGTGGCTGATCCGAGCCATGACGTGAAATCTTGATACGCAAATCAGGCCAAACGAAAAAACGCCAAAACAAaagaattttctttaaaaaatccGTTTTcgtgcccccccccccgctcTGAAACAACGATCGAACGtcgatttttctaaaaatcagaATTCCGTGGTTGAATGTTTGTCTTGGCGGGGGCCTGAAATACGAATTAACCGCGCTAAAACGCCAAAAAAATCCGTTTTGGTATCCCAAAGTAGATTTCTAATcggttttggcgcgccaaaataGATTGCTGTTCTGGCAAAACGGATTTTAAAAATACAACTCGATGGTTTTTGGCTTTCTGACGCCTCATTTACATATGGCctgaatcagccaccataagaTATTCAGAAAAGTATCTATTTCTGCTTCGTGGCTACGCCTCTCTCTTCATGTACACAACTGGACAACGCGACCCCCATTTTGAATTCTCGGAACGGCCCCACTGGGGTAGGGCCAGCCATGTCTTAGGCTCTACCGAGGGGGACATTCAGAGTAAGcaaatataattttctattttcagcagAGAAGATTCAAACCGGAAACTTGGGACCAGCACtaaatctaaaatgaaatatcgtaGGAAAAAACCAGTACCCATGACAACACGACCTTATACTCATACATTCAGTATAGACAGACGGGTTTTAGAGAGACCAGTATCAGCGCCATCGATCGCACAAAATCAGAACCGTTATCCCAGTCTTCACACGTATCAACCTAGAATCTGGATGACTAGTTTAGATAGAGCTGATAACACAAGACGTAACGGGCTCGATTCCGGGCGAACCGCAGCGGATAGTTTTAAGACTGCGTCATTAGATAGACTGGATCCTGAGAGAAATCGAGCCTTTTCAGATCCGACGTTTTATAACGGTAAAGAAACGTcagtaaatatatatctgaaaCACGACGCCGGGTCTTTTTTGCCGGAAAAGGGACATTTCCACCTAAATAAATCACACGTGGCGAAACaagaattgaaattatattcGAACAATAGCCTCAAGCTTGGCTTAAAAATCTTATCCTTAACTGCAGTAACGAAACGTAACCCTAGCTCACTCAACAACCCTAACACTATAGCATGTAGGCTCGAATGATCTGCGGCCTCCATCATGCCAGCCGAGCGCGCTAACTATACTCCAAACTTTGAGGGTTCGCCTGGTCAAAGTCGTGTGTTggctattttcatttatgagcgcGACCAGTTGTGGTCACTCATTTGTGGTTTTACTTCATTTTCCTGCACTGTGTCCTTGAATCtagtaaatttgaaaaatattttgaacgaTAATTAACGAAAAATGTCATTAAAGTGAAACGTTTAAATAGATACCAATTTTCTTTAGGTCGGCATCAGGGCAACCTTTGTCGATGAGTGAAGGGGAGAGGGGGTCAGCCTGTCATAATCtcgttttgtttgtttttttttgtgttcAGCAACAGATCTTTCTTTAGAATTTTATGCTATCCCCTCAACCTCTTTTAATCCGGTTAGTACCGCGCCCGCTGCTTTCTTTCCTATACCTTCCCATATATTCTTACTTCCCAATTCggttcttttattttgataatagcTACTTCGAAACAGGCGAAATAGGTGTTACTATTCGAAAATATGTGAAACTCATTTCTATTGCCTGCAATTGCAGGATGCAGACATGAAGCATTTTGGGGGAACTATTTCAGTTATACATTTCCCGGCTCATTAAACGAATATCAAATGCCGGGCAATGCGAGACAATCAGTACGGTAACGGGAAGATGTAGCCTGTCGTTCTTTGATAACCATTTGTGAGTGCGTTCAGGTGGGTACGGGCCCGAACTCCACTTAGTACATATgcatctatctatctatcggCAGCCGaaatttcacagaaaaatCCTGGCCACGTTCTGAAGCGCGTAGTCGCTAGCGTCCCTGTCAACCTCTTATAACGAGTTTTTTAGGACCACATAACGCGTTGACGTAGCGTAGGTGCCAGTCACCAAATCAAGTTTGAATCTCAACGTCGGTCTGATGATTCCCTTAAAACCTGTTAATCGTTGAGCAACATTCTATAATCgattttcttgtttcaaataGTTCTGttatatattttgtagattATCAAAAGAAGAACCCTTTATTTATGCCAAACGATGATACACACAGTAAAGTATACAGTTTTACTAAAGATTATTCAGAAGACACGGTGgataataataaaacatgGAAGACGGATGAACTAGCTACCAGTGAGAAAAGTGATTCAGGGTTCGGTCGATCAAGTGCTTCTATAAAGCACATCCGTATAGCCACAGAACTATCATCGCCTACTTATAGTACATTAGAGGACTTAGATTTACCCCCTGAAATACACCACCATCAGGAGGTGACACAACGCCACGAGGACCCTGAACATGCGTTATACGCAGTCCCCAGTTTTAAGAAGCGCCCACCTCCCCTACCCCCACGAAGTGACGAGGGTGATGACTACCCTCCACCTCCTCAAGCCTCCTCACCCACTCACAGTGAGAATATCTCAGTAAATATTCTAGCCACCGCAACCACTAATCCCGCTGATAAGGACAGCAGGACGAGAGAACGCACTTTGAGTGTAGTTACATCTACTAGTGATTACACCCGTCAAGGTAAAGTATAAAATTTTCAACTCGTGAAACTCAAATGCCAAACCCACGTACAAGTCGTTATAatcatgaaatatcaattcatgaagtcaatttctgatatttcagGTAAGGAAGTTACGTCCTCGGCTTTTCAGTTTTTGGAAGATTACGCGACATCAGAAAAAGATGAATCAAACAACACAGTAATATCAGAGGTGATAGTACATAGACCGGCAGACGGTTAGTACACCCCAGACGATTACTATCACAACTACTGCAACCCTACCGGTCTATTGAAAAACTATATCTAATTACTATTGTATTGCAGGTACACCTGGTTGACGTTTAATCTCAGTCCATGTTTATGAAATACTCCTGAATTCATTGTAATTTTCATGTTAGTCTACATTTAACTGTgatataatttactataaataaAACATTCGTATGATATTTAATTGTTATCTATACAAAACCGCTTTATTGTCGTTGAGTGAATCCATCTCTCCACCCTCCTCCCACCACTGACTGTCTACTATAGCTAGCTCTCTCATCAGCTCGACTCTAGTCTGAGAGTATTCTCCGTTTGTTCTCCTCGTGGATTAACGCTACGAGACTATGATCAGGTAAAACCATGTTTATCATTCGAAcacgaaaatgaaaagttagttaaaagataatcataatcattctgacattgttttcattcaggTATAGAATTTCACTCGCatttaacagaatatcaaAGTATTATCTAAAATGTAACGAAATTCAACCATGTTGAACCGTGAAATGAAGATTTCAAATCATAAAAGTTTCTTCTacttttcaattttcgatAGTTATGTCGAATGCTAATGTATCATTGAATTCGTgataaaatcagaaaatgtttatttctgatgattttgaatattttgcagtaaattagtgaataatgtattttgtAAGACGCATATGTAGAATAAGAATAACACCCCCCACTCGACTGATTGGAGCAGCTGGTGTTGTGTAGGCTGTAGTTTAATACATTTATATCTATTGTTTTAATATAGAATTATCAATTGTATACACGTCATACCTGTAGACAACACATACACGATACATATCCGACATACTTACTTGAACCTAGCACAATACATTGTTATCATGGACGCAAATGATCGTGTATATACCGTACATATTTTACCTACTTACTAAAGattatatagatttattcgttaatgatttcaatacTTCGATTCTTTTGATTGATACAGATGTAAAATGAAAGTATGGGTACGTATATACGCATGCGCATTGCTGGTTTTTGATGCGTGTATAAGAACAGAATCGCAGGGGACGCCAACTGTGCAGGGCCGTCCAGAATGGGGCCCGCCACCTCTAACTCAAAGATATCTACAACCTTGGGATCATTATCAAATGTTTATGCGAGCGCCACGCCCAGCATGGCCGACATCATCTGTCGCAGTACCATGGGGTCAAGCCCCCTGGTgggagcagcagcagcaacaaccaGCAACCCCGAAATCACCAATTCGAATTACTGAACAACTAGTTGAATATTGTCACAGGAGACCTAATGATAACGCATGTAGAGGTATTCCCCGTATTGACTGTAGTaagtatgatcttctatatcTGATTGGTCCAATCATTGACTTCGTGTATTCATTCACTTTCACTGTGACCTCATCTCCACTTTGTGACCTCGTCATCCCATTCCCTCTaactgtgaccttttttctCCACTGTTTGTTAGACGCGTGGTTACCGGAAGGTGATGTTAAAGTTGCTCGAATTGTAAAACGTGATGAAATAAAGACTATTGAGACTCTTCACCCA includes:
- the LOC141904659 gene encoding uncharacterized protein LOC141904659 isoform X2, which codes for MIRCKMKVWVRIYACALLVFDACIRTESQGTPTVQGRPEWGPPPLTQRYLQPWDHYQMFMRAPRPAWPTSSVAVPWGQAPWWEQQQQQPATPKSPIRITEQLVEYCHRRPNDNACRGIPRIDCNAWLPEGDVKVARIVKRDEIKTIETLHPYASEHDINWIIYTVCGQFRVVSIELSPPIDGVCKADYVQVSLYGDVGKMEPAMCGSVPDRSQDRKTSIENSLFIKFKASTNTLMPRLGGFILQVRVASDSPWPRY
- the LOC141903531 gene encoding uncharacterized protein LOC141903531 isoform X3, which produces MKYRRKKPVPMTTRPYTHTFSIDRRVLERPVSAPSIAQNQNRYPSLHTYQPRIWMTSLDRADNTRRNGLDSGRTAADSFKTASLDRLDPERNRAFSDPTFYNDYQKKNPLFMPNDDTHSKVYSFTKDYSEDTVDNNKTWKTDELATSEKSDSGFGRSSASIKHIRIATELSSPTYSTLEDLDLPPEIHHHQEVTQRHEDPEHALYAVPSFKKRPPPLPPRSDEGDDYPPPPQASSPTHSENISVNILATATTNPADKDSRTRERTLSVVTSTSDYTRQGKEVTSSAFQFLEDYATSEKDESNNTVISEVIVHRPADGTPG
- the LOC141903531 gene encoding uncharacterized protein LOC141903531 isoform X1, translating into MRELRIIIHRVLLICLCFPGVYGMEDVTGIIIGCSVGGSVFIAILIFITYYFCIREDSNRKLGTSTKSKMKYRRKKPVPMTTRPYTHTFSIDRRVLERPVSAPSIAQNQNRYPSLHTYQPRIWMTSLDRADNTRRNGLDSGRTAADSFKTASLDRLDPERNRAFSDPTFYNDYQKKNPLFMPNDDTHSKVYSFTKDYSEDTVDNNKTWKTDELATSEKSDSGFGRSSASIKHIRIATELSSPTYSTLEDLDLPPEIHHHQEVTQRHEDPEHALYAVPSFKKRPPPLPPRSDEGDDYPPPPQASSPTHSENISVNILATATTNPADKDSRTRERTLSVVTSTSDYTRQGKEVTSSAFQFLEDYATSEKDESNNTVISEVIVHRPADGTPG
- the LOC141904659 gene encoding uncharacterized protein LOC141904659 isoform X1, which encodes MIRCKMKVWVRIYACALLVFDACIRTESQGTPTVQGRPEWGPPPLTQRYLQPWDHYQMFMRAPRPAWPTSSVAVPWGQAPWWEQQQQQPATPKSPIRITEQLVEYCHRRPNDNACRGIPRIDCNAWLPEGDVKVARIVKRDEIKTIETLHPYASEHDINWIIYTVCGQNLQFRVVSIELSPPIDGVCKADYVQVSLYGDVGKMEPAMCGSVPDRSQDRKTSIENSLFIKFKASTNTLMPRLGGFILQVRVASDSPWPRY
- the LOC141903531 gene encoding uncharacterized protein LOC141903531 isoform X2 encodes the protein MRELRIIIHRVLLICLCFPGVYGMEDVTGIIIGCSVGGSVFIAILIFITYYFCIEDSNRKLGTSTKSKMKYRRKKPVPMTTRPYTHTFSIDRRVLERPVSAPSIAQNQNRYPSLHTYQPRIWMTSLDRADNTRRNGLDSGRTAADSFKTASLDRLDPERNRAFSDPTFYNDYQKKNPLFMPNDDTHSKVYSFTKDYSEDTVDNNKTWKTDELATSEKSDSGFGRSSASIKHIRIATELSSPTYSTLEDLDLPPEIHHHQEVTQRHEDPEHALYAVPSFKKRPPPLPPRSDEGDDYPPPPQASSPTHSENISVNILATATTNPADKDSRTRERTLSVVTSTSDYTRQGKEVTSSAFQFLEDYATSEKDESNNTVISEVIVHRPADGTPG